The Burkholderia ambifaria AMMD genome has a segment encoding these proteins:
- a CDS encoding amidohydrolase family protein, which yields MCSQARAERRGDALPAALVDAHHHLWQLDAGAHYPWLQERYDPARFMFGDYAALCRDFGVDDYRHAAQRAPIVASVHVEAERARDEALAETRWLHEVAAAHGLPSAVVAWVDLLADDAHERLAEQAAWPRVRGVRFKPRTAAAPDASVDGPGTLRDPRWPAALERLAAHGLGWDLRVPFWHLGDAAALLADAPGIDVVLEHAGLPWDRSEAGLARWRSGMEALAASPRVTVKISELGLRDAVWNEADNARIIRDTIAIFGWQRCLFASNFPVAGLRVSYPALLRTFARAMADLDDAARQAIWHDNAMRVYRIA from the coding sequence ATGTGCTCGCAGGCGCGCGCTGAGCGGCGCGGCGACGCGCTGCCGGCGGCGCTCGTCGATGCGCATCATCACCTGTGGCAGCTCGACGCGGGTGCGCACTACCCGTGGCTGCAGGAACGCTACGACCCGGCGCGCTTCATGTTCGGCGACTACGCGGCTCTGTGCCGCGACTTCGGCGTGGACGACTACCGGCATGCCGCACAACGCGCGCCGATCGTCGCGAGCGTGCACGTCGAGGCCGAACGGGCACGCGACGAGGCGCTCGCGGAAACGCGCTGGCTGCACGAGGTCGCGGCCGCGCACGGACTGCCGTCGGCGGTCGTCGCGTGGGTCGACCTGCTGGCCGACGATGCGCACGAGCGGCTCGCCGAACAGGCCGCGTGGCCGCGCGTGCGCGGCGTGCGGTTCAAGCCGCGCACCGCCGCGGCGCCGGATGCGTCCGTCGACGGGCCGGGCACGCTGCGCGATCCGCGCTGGCCGGCCGCGCTGGAGCGGCTCGCCGCGCATGGCCTCGGCTGGGATCTGCGCGTGCCGTTCTGGCATCTCGGCGACGCGGCCGCGCTGCTGGCCGATGCGCCCGGCATCGACGTCGTGCTCGAACACGCGGGGCTGCCGTGGGATCGCTCGGAAGCGGGGCTCGCGCGCTGGCGCAGCGGCATGGAAGCATTGGCCGCATCGCCGCGCGTGACCGTGAAGATCTCCGAACTCGGCTTGCGCGATGCGGTGTGGAACGAGGCCGACAACGCGCGGATCATCCGCGACACGATCGCGATATTCGGCTGGCAGCGCTGCCTGTTTGCGAGCAATTTTCCGGTGGCGGGGTTGCGCGTGTCGTATCCGGCGCTGCTGCGTACGTTTGCCCGCGCGATGGCGGACCTCGACGACGCGGCGCGTCAGGCGATCTGGCACGACAACGCGATGCGCGTGTACCGGATTGCGTGA
- a CDS encoding GNAT family N-acetyltransferase: MKPAIRLRPASSSDLPFLLMLRRLTMTEHLQRVGAPADDEAHHRRIAANFEDAMIVCESADTGVNAIGLLKVTRSADEWHVHQIQILPARQGQRIGEAVLRELLVEAARAHVPVSLSVLHGNPARGLYERLGFRLVSETEHSANLIWRA; this comes from the coding sequence ATGAAACCGGCGATCCGCCTGCGTCCCGCATCCTCGTCCGACCTGCCCTTTCTGCTGATGCTGCGCCGGCTCACGATGACCGAGCATTTGCAACGCGTCGGCGCGCCTGCCGACGATGAAGCGCACCACCGGCGCATCGCGGCGAACTTCGAAGACGCGATGATCGTCTGCGAAAGCGCCGACACCGGCGTCAACGCGATTGGATTGCTGAAGGTGACGCGCTCCGCCGACGAATGGCACGTTCACCAGATCCAGATCCTGCCGGCCCGACAAGGGCAACGCATCGGCGAAGCCGTGCTGCGCGAGTTGCTGGTCGAAGCGGCACGTGCGCACGTGCCCGTATCGCTCAGCGTGCTGCACGGCAATCCCGCACGGGGACTCTATGAACGCCTTGGTTTCCGCCTCGTATCGGAAACGGAACACAGTGCGAATCTGATATGGCGCGCGTGA
- a CDS encoding dicarboxylate/amino acid:cation symporter yields the protein MKKKHNITRYIVIAMALGIAVGYACHSAFPDPKMAREVAGYVSLLSDVFLRLIKMIIAPLVFATLTVGIAQMGDSGSVGRVGVKAFGWFFIASFTSLVLGLVTATILKPGSHLSLPLPAADATLNLKTAAFTLKDFVVHLVPKSIAEAMANNEILQIVVFSIFFGTALSALGDAGKRLTGVIDDLAQVMLKVTGAVMWFAPVAVFAALASTITTEGLGILLTFAKFMASFYLALALLWGVLTLAGVTFLGKRAFTLIRLIREPFLLSFATASSEAAYPKLLDALDRFGVNRKISSFVLPIGYSFNLDGSMMYCTFAVLFISQVYGIDLPLGTQITMLLMLMVTSKGMAGVPRASLVVIAATLSQFHLPEAGLLLIMGVDMFLDMGRSATNAVGNSIAAAVVAKWEGQLGDPRDDADSGGGEIKQVEVRETATSA from the coding sequence ATGAAGAAGAAGCACAACATCACCCGGTACATCGTCATCGCGATGGCGCTGGGCATCGCCGTGGGCTACGCCTGTCATAGCGCGTTTCCCGACCCGAAAATGGCCAGGGAAGTCGCCGGCTACGTGTCGTTGCTGTCCGACGTGTTCCTGCGGCTGATCAAGATGATCATCGCGCCGCTGGTGTTCGCGACGCTGACGGTCGGCATCGCGCAGATGGGCGACAGCGGGTCGGTCGGCCGCGTGGGCGTGAAGGCGTTCGGCTGGTTCTTCATCGCGTCATTCACGTCGCTGGTGCTCGGTCTCGTGACCGCGACGATCCTGAAGCCGGGCAGCCACCTGAGCCTGCCGCTGCCGGCCGCCGATGCGACGCTGAACCTGAAGACGGCCGCATTCACGCTGAAGGACTTCGTCGTCCACCTGGTGCCGAAGTCGATCGCCGAGGCGATGGCGAACAACGAGATCCTGCAGATCGTCGTGTTCTCGATCTTCTTCGGCACCGCGCTGTCCGCGCTCGGCGACGCCGGCAAGCGCCTGACCGGCGTGATCGACGATCTCGCGCAGGTCATGCTGAAGGTGACGGGCGCGGTGATGTGGTTCGCGCCGGTCGCCGTGTTTGCCGCGCTGGCGTCGACGATCACGACGGAAGGGCTCGGCATCCTGCTCACGTTCGCGAAGTTCATGGCGAGCTTCTATCTGGCGCTGGCGCTGCTGTGGGGCGTGCTGACGCTCGCGGGCGTGACGTTCCTCGGCAAGCGCGCGTTCACGCTGATCCGCCTGATTCGCGAGCCGTTCCTGCTGTCGTTCGCGACGGCGAGCTCCGAAGCCGCGTATCCGAAGCTGCTCGACGCGCTCGACCGGTTCGGCGTGAACCGCAAGATCTCGAGCTTCGTGCTGCCGATCGGGTATTCGTTCAACCTCGACGGCTCGATGATGTACTGCACGTTCGCGGTGCTGTTCATCTCGCAGGTGTACGGGATCGACCTGCCGCTCGGCACGCAGATCACGATGCTGCTGATGCTGATGGTGACGTCGAAGGGGATGGCCGGCGTGCCGCGCGCGTCGCTCGTCGTGATCGCGGCGACGCTCAGCCAGTTCCACCTGCCGGAAGCCGGGCTGCTGCTGATCATGGGTGTCGACATGTTCCTCGACATGGGGCGCTCGGCGACCAACGCCGTCGGCAACTCGATCGCGGCGGCCGTGGTCGCGAAGTGGGAGGGCCAGCTCGGCGATCCGCGCGACGACGCGGATTCGGGCGGCGGCGAGATCAAGCAGGTGGAGGTGCGTGAGACGGCGACGTCCGCGTGA
- a CDS encoding MFS transporter: MNLLNPATPAYEAGEAIPRRRWLRVIPPLLLACIVSYMDRVNIAFAMPGGMNADLGMDATMAGLAGGIFFFGYLFLQIPGGRRAALGSGKTFIAWSLVSWAVLSVLTGLVTHTWQLLTLRFLLGVAEGGMLPVVLTMVSHWFPDRERGRANAMVIMFVPLAGMITAPLSGFILAAYDWRHLFFSAGALSLLCLFAWMMFADDGPQTARWVSPREKAYILDALRDEQARKQAAGSPAAASFGAILRNPTIWLLIAINFCYQVGIYGYTMWLPTLLKNLTHGGMGKVGLLAMLPYVAMVIGMFATSYLSDRTGKRRLFVLLPLVGFAACLALSVLTHASMVVSFAFLIGCGFFLQAAAGVFWAIPPKLCSVETAGSARGLINALGNLGGFCGPYAVGVLTQHVSAAAGVYSLAVTLAVAGLLALTLPKRCEG, encoded by the coding sequence ATGAACCTGTTGAACCCCGCCACCCCGGCCTATGAAGCCGGCGAAGCCATTCCGCGCCGCCGCTGGCTGCGCGTGATTCCGCCGCTGCTGCTCGCGTGCATCGTTTCGTACATGGATCGCGTGAACATCGCGTTCGCGATGCCGGGTGGGATGAACGCCGATCTCGGCATGGACGCGACGATGGCCGGCCTCGCCGGCGGCATCTTCTTCTTCGGCTACCTGTTCCTGCAGATCCCCGGCGGCCGGCGCGCGGCGCTCGGCAGCGGCAAGACCTTCATCGCCTGGTCGCTCGTGAGCTGGGCCGTGCTGTCGGTGCTGACCGGGCTCGTCACCCACACGTGGCAGTTGCTGACGCTGCGCTTCCTGCTCGGCGTGGCCGAGGGCGGGATGCTGCCCGTCGTGCTGACGATGGTCAGCCACTGGTTTCCCGACCGCGAACGCGGCCGCGCGAACGCGATGGTCATCATGTTCGTACCGCTCGCCGGCATGATCACCGCGCCGCTGTCCGGCTTCATCCTCGCCGCGTACGATTGGCGTCACCTGTTCTTCAGCGCCGGCGCGCTGTCGCTGCTGTGCCTGTTCGCGTGGATGATGTTCGCCGACGACGGCCCGCAAACCGCGCGCTGGGTGTCGCCGCGCGAGAAGGCGTACATCCTCGACGCGCTGCGCGACGAACAGGCGCGCAAGCAGGCCGCCGGCTCGCCGGCCGCCGCGTCGTTCGGCGCGATACTGCGCAACCCGACGATCTGGCTGCTGATCGCAATCAACTTCTGCTATCAGGTCGGCATCTACGGCTATACGATGTGGCTGCCGACCTTGCTGAAAAACCTTACGCACGGCGGGATGGGCAAGGTCGGCCTGCTCGCGATGCTGCCGTATGTCGCGATGGTGATCGGGATGTTCGCCACGTCGTATTTGTCAGACCGAACCGGCAAGCGCCGCCTGTTCGTGCTGCTGCCGCTCGTCGGCTTTGCCGCGTGCCTCGCGCTGTCGGTTCTCACGCATGCATCGATGGTCGTGTCGTTCGCGTTCCTGATCGGTTGCGGCTTCTTCCTGCAGGCGGCCGCCGGCGTGTTCTGGGCGATTCCGCCGAAGCTGTGCAGCGTCGAGACGGCCGGCAGCGCGCGCGGCCTGATCAACGCGCTCGGCAACCTCGGCGGCTTCTGCGGCCCGTATGCGGTCGGCGTGCTGACCCAGCACGTGAGCGCGGCGGCCGGTGTGTACAGCCTCGCCGTCACGCTCGCGGTGGCCGGTCTGCTCGCGTTGACGCTGCCGAAGCGCTGCGAAGGCTGA
- a CDS encoding bifunctional YncE family protein/alkaline phosphatase family protein: MKNSQVKRALRLGAVMSAVLLASQAHADGFNAADAARVPSGQFVTPLAVRGAVQQFLNPGLPAYPHFVAGEAVRSQLSPDGKTLAIITAGQNSLYKPDGSVDTANSTQFIFLYDVAGANKTRPVLRQVLQQTNAFVGLAFSHDGSTLYATGGSDDAVYVYAQHGGTWALSTTIALGHGGKGVGIRVQPNAAGLALSADGKTLVVANNYNDSISVIDTATNNVRYEHDLRPFFAGNEGRSGDAGGTFPFAVVVKGNGVAYVSSDRDREIVAIDVSSPSRARLVKRIKLDGNALGMTLDASQSRLFVAQDNADQVAVIDTNTNAIVTRIDARAPSGVLAHGQTHTGAATYAVTLSRDGRTLYATNAGANEIAVIPLVGERAYHVTGLIPTAFEPHDVTFSADGTWMYVVNGKSTTGPNPGHLFGATPAQAAASRASNEYQFQLERASLVSAPVPAAGELPKLTQQAARNNFYRPEDNDRDNEVMGFLRRHIKHVIYVVKENRTFDQVLGDLGNGADGDPRLAQFGRNITPNFHRLASQFVTLDNFMNPGDGSMDGWSWALQGRVTNTETITQQINYAAVNRGLSYESEGTNRSVPVNWESVQQRDAAAGPAGTTNYSNAAAGLPGGAANLLPGTGNHASSDAPFGRQRGYIFDAVLAGGGTVRNYGFLVNNIGSIGTAANPIVDPRASGVVQVAALDPRLASMTDVYFRGFDQTYPDQWRLNEWKREFDQYVASGNLPTLSLVRLSHDHMGAFGTAFAGVNTPETQQADNDLAVGRLVEAVAKSPYASDTLIVVTEDDVQDGPDHVDSHRGPAYIVGPYVKQGAVIRTRYSQVNALRTIEDVLGTQHMNLNTAYQRPMSDVFDVHGPASWSYTAVASKALKGTGLRLAEGAGESLLHYAAGPDVTPTHDAAYWAKVTAKFDFDDADEVPADQFNRVLWKGMMGSKPYPKLRGVTQKVASRDDD, translated from the coding sequence ATGAAAAATAGCCAGGTCAAGCGTGCGCTCCGGCTCGGAGCCGTCATGTCGGCCGTGCTGCTTGCGTCGCAGGCGCACGCGGATGGGTTCAATGCAGCCGATGCCGCTCGCGTGCCGAGCGGTCAGTTCGTCACGCCGCTGGCCGTCCGTGGCGCGGTCCAGCAGTTCCTGAATCCCGGGTTGCCCGCCTATCCGCATTTCGTCGCGGGGGAGGCCGTGCGCTCGCAATTGAGCCCGGACGGCAAGACGCTGGCGATCATCACCGCCGGCCAGAACTCGCTGTACAAACCGGACGGTTCCGTCGACACCGCGAACTCGACGCAATTCATCTTCCTGTACGACGTGGCGGGCGCGAACAAGACGCGCCCCGTGCTCAGGCAGGTGCTGCAGCAGACCAACGCGTTCGTCGGCCTGGCGTTCTCGCATGACGGGAGCACGCTCTACGCGACCGGCGGCAGCGACGACGCGGTCTACGTCTATGCGCAGCACGGCGGCACGTGGGCGCTGTCGACCACGATCGCGCTCGGCCATGGGGGCAAGGGTGTCGGCATCCGCGTGCAGCCGAACGCGGCGGGGCTCGCGTTGTCGGCCGACGGCAAGACGCTGGTGGTCGCGAACAACTACAACGATTCGATCAGCGTGATCGATACCGCGACCAACAACGTGCGCTACGAGCACGACCTGCGCCCGTTCTTTGCGGGCAACGAAGGCCGCAGCGGCGACGCCGGCGGCACGTTCCCGTTCGCGGTCGTCGTGAAAGGCAACGGCGTCGCGTATGTGTCGTCGGATCGCGATCGCGAAATTGTCGCGATCGACGTGTCGTCGCCGTCTCGCGCTCGCCTGGTCAAGCGCATCAAGCTGGACGGCAACGCGCTCGGCATGACGCTCGACGCGTCGCAATCGAGGCTGTTCGTCGCGCAGGACAACGCCGACCAGGTCGCGGTGATCGACACGAACACCAACGCGATCGTGACGCGGATCGACGCGCGCGCACCGTCCGGTGTGCTGGCGCACGGCCAGACGCACACGGGCGCGGCGACGTATGCGGTCACGCTGTCGCGCGACGGCCGGACGCTGTATGCGACCAACGCCGGCGCGAACGAAATCGCGGTCATTCCGCTCGTCGGCGAGCGCGCGTATCACGTCACCGGATTGATTCCGACCGCCTTCGAGCCGCACGACGTGACGTTCAGCGCGGACGGCACGTGGATGTACGTGGTGAACGGCAAGAGCACGACCGGCCCGAACCCCGGCCACCTGTTCGGCGCGACACCTGCACAGGCCGCCGCGTCGCGCGCATCGAACGAATACCAGTTTCAGCTCGAGCGCGCGTCGCTCGTGAGCGCGCCGGTGCCCGCGGCGGGCGAGCTGCCGAAGCTGACGCAGCAGGCCGCGCGCAACAACTTCTATCGCCCGGAAGACAACGACCGGGATAACGAAGTGATGGGCTTTCTGCGCCGTCACATCAAGCACGTGATCTACGTCGTCAAGGAAAACCGCACGTTCGACCAGGTGCTCGGCGACCTCGGCAACGGGGCCGACGGCGATCCGCGGCTCGCCCAGTTCGGCCGGAACATCACGCCGAACTTCCATCGGCTGGCGAGCCAGTTCGTGACGCTCGACAACTTCATGAACCCTGGCGACGGCAGCATGGACGGCTGGTCCTGGGCGCTTCAGGGGCGCGTCACCAACACCGAGACGATTACGCAGCAAATCAACTACGCGGCGGTCAATCGCGGGCTGTCGTACGAGAGCGAGGGCACGAACCGCAGCGTGCCGGTCAACTGGGAATCGGTGCAGCAGCGCGATGCGGCTGCCGGCCCGGCCGGCACGACGAATTACAGCAACGCGGCGGCCGGCCTGCCGGGCGGCGCGGCGAACCTGCTGCCCGGCACCGGCAACCATGCGTCGTCCGATGCGCCGTTCGGCCGCCAGCGCGGCTACATCTTCGATGCGGTGCTCGCCGGCGGCGGCACGGTCCGCAACTACGGATTCCTCGTCAACAACATCGGCAGCATCGGCACGGCCGCGAACCCGATCGTCGACCCGCGCGCGTCCGGCGTCGTCCAGGTCGCCGCACTGGACCCGCGGCTGGCGTCGATGACCGACGTGTACTTCCGTGGCTTCGACCAGACCTATCCGGACCAGTGGCGCCTGAACGAGTGGAAACGCGAGTTCGACCAGTATGTCGCGAGCGGCAACCTGCCGACGCTGTCGCTGGTGCGCCTGTCCCACGATCACATGGGCGCGTTCGGCACGGCGTTCGCCGGCGTGAATACGCCGGAAACGCAGCAGGCAGACAACGATCTGGCGGTCGGCCGGCTCGTCGAGGCCGTCGCGAAGAGCCCCTATGCGAGCGACACGCTGATCGTCGTGACCGAGGACGACGTGCAGGATGGCCCCGACCACGTGGATTCGCATCGCGGGCCGGCGTACATCGTCGGGCCGTACGTGAAGCAGGGCGCGGTGATCCGGACGCGCTACAGCCAGGTCAACGCGTTGCGGACCATCGAGGACGTGCTCGGCACGCAGCACATGAACCTGAATACCGCCTACCAGCGACCGATGAGCGACGTGTTCGACGTGCATGGCCCGGCGTCGTGGAGCTATACGGCGGTCGCGTCGAAGGCGCTGAAGGGCACCGGGCTGCGACTGGCCGAAGGGGCGGGCGAGAGCCTGCTGCACTACGCGGCCGGGCCCGATGTCACGCCGACGCATGACGCGGCGTACTGGGCGAAGGTGACGGCGAAGTTCGACTTCGACGATGCCGACGAGGTGCCGGCGGATCAGTTCAACAGGGTCTTGTGGAAAGGCATGATGGGATCGAAGCCGTATCCGAAGCTGCGGGGCGTGACGCAGAAGGTGGCGAGCCGCGACGACGATTGA
- a CDS encoding MerR family transcriptional regulator has protein sequence MGTSTLRLSASAAAARLGVSVKALRVYERHGLVAPERTPAGYRVYGPEDLARAADIVALRALGLSLAQVASVLGGDARSLDDALAAHEAALDLGIQDLVHKLDRVRAMRTGLARGRMPSDGELTQLLDDRGAGVAFNLPWPWGGEWFEFHDIRPLNYIIGSLGSGKTRLAMRLAEALPGAVLVGLDRLENGAAAASGALQADPAWHARVARALASLADGGATQSPALTALLACLEAEGPSALVVDLIEQDLDRPTQQALIAWLRARAATDARPLFLMTRSSAILDLSAVGPDEAIILCPANHNPPSRVAPYRGAPGYEAVAMCLASPEIRERIARRPEAA, from the coding sequence ATGGGCACGTCCACGCTTCGCTTGAGCGCTTCGGCGGCAGCCGCGCGGCTCGGTGTATCGGTGAAGGCGCTGCGGGTCTATGAGCGGCACGGCCTCGTCGCGCCGGAGCGAACGCCGGCGGGCTATCGGGTGTACGGCCCCGAGGACCTCGCACGCGCCGCCGACATCGTCGCGCTGCGTGCGCTTGGCCTGAGCCTGGCGCAGGTCGCGAGCGTGCTCGGTGGCGACGCGCGCAGTCTCGATGACGCGCTGGCCGCTCACGAAGCGGCGCTCGACCTCGGCATTCAGGATCTCGTCCACAAGCTCGATCGCGTGCGTGCGATGCGCACCGGCCTTGCGCGCGGCCGGATGCCGTCCGACGGGGAGCTGACGCAGCTGCTCGACGATCGCGGCGCCGGTGTCGCGTTCAATCTGCCGTGGCCGTGGGGTGGCGAGTGGTTCGAGTTTCACGACATTCGCCCGTTGAACTACATCATCGGCTCGCTGGGAAGCGGCAAGACGCGACTGGCGATGCGGCTGGCCGAGGCGCTGCCCGGCGCGGTGCTCGTGGGACTCGATCGGCTGGAAAACGGCGCTGCCGCGGCATCGGGAGCGCTGCAGGCCGACCCGGCATGGCACGCGCGTGTGGCGCGCGCTTTGGCGTCGCTCGCCGATGGCGGCGCGACGCAATCGCCGGCCCTGACCGCGCTGCTTGCCTGCCTCGAAGCGGAGGGCCCGAGCGCACTGGTCGTCGATTTGATTGAACAGGATCTCGACCGGCCCACGCAACAGGCGTTGATCGCGTGGCTGCGCGCACGCGCCGCGACCGACGCGCGTCCGCTGTTCCTGATGACGCGTTCGTCGGCCATTCTCGATCTGTCGGCGGTCGGGCCCGATGAGGCGATCATCCTGTGTCCGGCGAATCACAATCCGCCTTCCCGCGTGGCGCCTTACCGTGGTGCGCCCGGCTACGAAGCCGTGGCGATGTGCCTGGCGTCGCCCGAAATCCGCGAGCGGATCGCCCGCAGGCCAGAAGCGGCGTAA
- a CDS encoding RNA-guided endonuclease InsQ/TnpB family protein, protein MILVYRYRVKSLNGLLNKQSRAVNYVWNFCNDTQKHALKWSKKWPTGFDLNGLTSGSSKALGIHSGTINATCEQYAKSRSQHRRPYLRYRGRKSLGWVPLKGCHLKREGDAFRFAGNTFRVFSSRPLPEGKIKDGTNFAQDARGNWFLNIVIEMPDMQARPVRSGVGIDLGLKDFATLSTGEKLPNDRFGRRAAEKLAKAQRARKHKRHIAKLHAKVANARADFQHKLALDLVRRFDYIAVGNVSAAKLARTRMAKSVYDASWSSFRSKLRYKAIAHGATFEEVDESGSTQSCSACGSKDSTTRPKGIAGLRIREWACSDCGVVHDRDTNAAVNILRCGRASPGVGILCL, encoded by the coding sequence ATGATTCTTGTCTACCGCTACCGGGTGAAGTCGCTCAACGGACTGCTCAACAAGCAGAGCCGTGCGGTGAACTACGTCTGGAACTTCTGCAACGATACGCAGAAGCACGCGCTGAAATGGAGCAAGAAGTGGCCAACAGGCTTCGACCTGAATGGACTGACGAGCGGCAGCAGCAAGGCGCTTGGCATTCACTCCGGCACGATCAACGCGACGTGCGAGCAATACGCGAAGTCGCGCAGCCAGCACCGTCGGCCTTACCTGCGCTATCGCGGCAGGAAGTCGCTTGGCTGGGTGCCACTGAAGGGCTGTCACCTGAAGCGCGAGGGTGATGCGTTCCGATTCGCCGGCAATACCTTTCGCGTGTTCAGTAGCCGGCCGCTTCCCGAAGGCAAGATCAAGGATGGGACCAACTTCGCACAGGATGCGCGCGGCAACTGGTTTCTCAACATCGTGATCGAGATGCCCGATATGCAGGCCCGCCCGGTCCGTTCCGGTGTTGGCATCGATCTCGGCCTGAAAGACTTCGCCACACTTTCGACCGGCGAGAAGCTGCCCAATGACCGATTCGGCCGACGCGCGGCGGAGAAACTGGCGAAAGCTCAACGGGCGCGCAAGCACAAGCGACATATCGCGAAGCTGCACGCCAAAGTGGCGAATGCCCGTGCCGATTTCCAGCACAAGCTCGCGCTCGATCTGGTGCGGCGTTTCGATTACATCGCGGTCGGCAACGTGTCGGCCGCGAAGCTCGCCAGAACCAGGATGGCGAAGAGCGTCTACGACGCATCCTGGTCGTCCTTCCGAAGCAAGCTCCGCTACAAGGCGATCGCGCACGGGGCCACGTTCGAGGAAGTCGACGAAAGCGGTTCTACCCAGTCCTGTTCGGCGTGCGGGTCGAAAGACAGCACGACGCGGCCGAAAGGTATCGCCGGACTGCGAATAAGAGAGTGGGCCTGCAGTGACTGTGGTGTCGTGCATGATCGAGATACCAACGCTGCCGTGAACATTCTCCGATGCGGACGTGCATCGCCAGGTGTGGGAATCCTCTGCCTTTAG